In Gemmatimonadales bacterium, the sequence CGCTCGGCCAGCTCCAGCACCTCACCCTTCACCCGTTTCAACCCGGCCTCGTCGGCGCGGCCCGTGATGGCGCGGTCGATCAGCCCGCCGATCGTCCGCATCTCCGGCTCCTTCATGCCACGGGTGGTCAGCGCCGGCGTGCCGATCCGGACCCCGCTGGTCACGAAGGGTGACTGGGTGTCCCCGGGCACGGTGTTCTTGTTGACGGTGATCCCAGCGCGGCCGAGGGCTTCCTCGACCTCCTTGCCGGTGAGGCCCTTGGCGCGCAGGTCCACTAGCAGGAGGTGGGTGTCCGTGCCACCGGAGACCAGCGCGTACCCGCGCTCGATGAGGGCGTCGCCGAGGGCGCGTGCGTTGGCGACGATCTGTCGCGCGTAGTCCTTGAACGACGGTTGGAGCGCTTCGCCGAAGGCGACGGCCTTGGCGGCGATGACGTGCATCAGCGGACCGCCCTGCGAGCCGGGGAAGATCTCCTTGTCCACCGTCTTGGCATGCTGCTCGGTGCACAGGATCAGGCCGCCACGCGGGCCGCGCAGGGTCTTGTGGGTCGTGCTGGTCACGATGCCGGCGTGGGGCACCGGCGAGGGATGGACACCGGCGGCCACCAATCCGGCGAAGTGCGCCATGTCCACGACCAGCACCGCGCCGACCTCCCTGGCGATCGCGGCGAACGCGGCGAAGTCGATCACCCGCGGATAGGCGCTGCCGCCCACGACGATGACCTTGGGCTTCTCGGCGCGAGCCAGGCTCTGCACCTGGTCGTAATCGATGATCCCGGTGTCCTCCCGCACGCCGTACTGCACGGCGCGGAACATCTTCCCCGACTCGCTGGGCGCCGCCCCGTGGGTGAGGTGGCCGCCGTGGCGCAGGGCCATGCCGAGGAGGGTGTCGCCCGGCCGCATCACGGCCAGGTAGGCGGCGAAGTTGGCCTGCGATCCGCTGTGCGGCTGGACGTTAGCGTGCGCCGCGCCGAAGAGCTGTTTGGCGCGCACGATGGCCAGCGTCTCGACCTCGTCCACGATCTCGCAGCCGCCGTAGTAGCGCTTGCCCGGGTATCCCTCGGCGTACTTGTTGGTCAGGGACGAGCCCATGGCGGCGAGCACCGCCGGGGAGGCGAAGTTCTCGGAGGCGATCAGCTCCAGGCCTTCGGCCTGGCGCGCCGTTTCGCGGGCGATGATGGCGGCGACCGCGGGGTCGGAGGCGAGGAGGTCGGGGGAG encodes:
- the glyA gene encoding serine hydroxymethyltransferase — protein: MTSMNPVEPSPDLLASDPAVAAIIARETARQAEGLELIASENFASPAVLAAMGSSLTNKYAEGYPGKRYYGGCEIVDEVETLAIVRAKQLFGAAHANVQPHSGSQANFAAYLAVMRPGDTLLGMALRHGGHLTHGAAPSESGKMFRAVQYGVREDTGIIDYDQVQSLARAEKPKVIVVGGSAYPRVIDFAAFAAIAREVGAVLVVDMAHFAGLVAAGVHPSPVPHAGIVTSTTHKTLRGPRGGLILCTEQHAKTVDKEIFPGSQGGPLMHVIAAKAVAFGEALQPSFKDYARQIVANARALGDALIERGYALVSGGTDTHLLLVDLRAKGLTGKEVEEALGRAGITVNKNTVPGDTQSPFVTSGVRIGTPALTTRGMKEPEMRTIGGLIDRAITGRADEAGLKRVKGEVLELAERFPLYGLPARPAALLA